The genomic region GGCAACGGTCGCCTATGGATGTATATGGGCCTATGAGCACGTTATCGCCGATGGTCGTATCGTCTCCGATGTACACAGGCCCGACCACGACCGAATGCCTGCCAAAGGTCACGTTATTGCCTATATCGAGAGGGCCGTTGAGCTTGGCGCCCTCGTTGACCATCCTCCCATGTATGTACGTTCCGGGCATGTTCTCCAGCATCCAGCGCTGGGCCTCACGATAGGCTCTCGGGTTCCCCACATCGGTCCACTGGCCCCGCGCCAGCCACCCGCTTATCTTCCTGTTCTCGGCGAGAAGCCTGGGGAAGAGGTCCTTGGCGAAGTCATACTTCGCCCTCGGTATATAGTCCAGCACCTCAGGGCTGAGGGCGTATATCCCCGTAGAGGCGAGGTTCGAGAAGATCTCGCCGGGGCCTGGCTTCTCCTTGAACCTGTGTATGACATGGTTATTATCCAGGTCGACGATGCCGAACTCCCTGGGGTCGTCGATGCTCAGCACCGAGATGGTCACCAGCGCGCCCGAGACGTTGTGAAAGTCGTAAAGCTCCCTGAGGTTTAAGTTCAAGACGTGGTCGCCGCCCACGACCAGGAACGGGCCATCGTCCAGGTACTTCTCGGCGTTTTTAACGCTGCCCGCGGTGCCCAGCTTCTCCTTCTCGTAGACGTACTTGATGTCAACGCCAAAAAGGGAGCCGTCGCCCAGGTACTTCTCGATGACCTCCCCCATGTAGCCAAGGGTGATTATTATCTCGTTAAAGCCGTTCTTGGATAAGTGCTCGACGAGGTGCCCGACCGACGGCCTATTTAAAATTGGTATGCTGGGCTTCGGCCTCTCGAACGTAAGCGGCCTAAGCCTGGTACCGGCGCCGCCGCAGAGAATGCACGCCTTCATCTAAGACCCTCCATGTCTTGCCTGCTTCGGCCGAAGCAAGCGATAGGATGATACAAACCAGTACTACTTACCAATATATATACATGCCTCGTTTTATTATGGTTTTTGTCATAATGGCGGCGATTTGTGCGCATTTCTTGATCATTCCACGCCGGTTGCGGTTATCCTGAACTCGGCCGTCTGGCCTTCTGCCATCGACCTGTGCTTACGCAGCACGGCCAGCCGGGTGCCCATCCCCGTGCGTGAGAGCTGCACGATGGCCTTGCTGATGTGCTCCAGCATGTTCCCGCCCACCGCCCGGAGCTCGTCCTTATCCACGTCCATGTATATCTGGTTGGTTATAACCACGGCTATGTCATGCTTTCTGGCAATGCCAAGCAGGGCCGTCACCTGGTTCGCCAGCTCCCTCTTGAGGAGCATGCTATCCTTGCTCTCCAGCTCCAGCCTGTAGAAGGCCGTCGCGGAGTCCAGGATGATGAGGCCCACGTTCTGCCCTGCGATCTTCTCCGTCTCCTTTATGGCTGCGTACTGCTCCTCAAAGCTGGTGGGCTGAAAATGGAGCAGGCCCCTGGCAAGCCTTTCTGCATCTTCGCCCGCTATCTGGCTGAACCGCTCGACCGAGAACCCCTCGGTGTCTATGTATATGACGCGCTTGCCCGACCTCAGCGTGTTCACGGCTAGCTGTAAGCATATGTTGGTCTTGCCGCTAGCGGGCTCCCCGAATAGCTGTGAGATGGTTCCGGCCTCGAAGCCTCCGCCCAGCAGGCCGTCGAGGGCTTTCGAGCCCGTCGGGAGCCTTTTTATGAGCCTTTCATTTGTCGCCATTTCGTCCTGCTACAATGTGAACCTGCTCATTTATATCGTTGTTGGAGGCGGCCTTTGCGTGCTCAAACCAGCCAAATAGCTTTAGGCTAAAAAGCAATATATAACATGTATTTTACTAAACTGTGGAGGGTCCTGGAGGAGAGAAAGAGACATAATAGCATTGATCACGTCGGACTTCGTGGTGTATGAGGAGGTGGTCTCCCGCCTTAAGGAGCGCCAGGCGCCTTTCATCACCCTAAGGCTGAAAGACCCGATACCCTACAACGTGAAGGTGGTCATCACGACGGCCGAGGAAGCCCCTCAAATACGCTGGGAAGGCGAGCACCTCATCGTCTATGATGACCCTCATGCCACGGTCGATCGAGCGATCGGCGCCCTCCGAGGCCAGGGCCATTTCGACGAGCTTGTCATAGGCATAGACCCGGGCAGGAGGCCGGGCATAGCAGTCCTGCACGGAGACACGGTCGTAGCTGTCTACCAGACAGGCGTGGCAGAGGTCGAGCCCCTTTTAAAGAAGATAGAGCAAGAGTACCACGCCAGCATCTCCATTGTAAGGATTGGCAGCGGCGCCAGGCTCATGACCGCCCAGATAATAAACGCACTAATCGAGGGGGGCTATAAAGTAGAGCTGGTCGACGAGACCGGCACCACGCCCTACGTGGGCAGGGGCATCCACACGAGCCAGGTCAGGGACATCATAGCCGCGATAAACATTGCGAGGATAAAGGGCGAGCCCGTGGGCAGGATGGAGGTCGAGCCTTCCAGGGGCGAGATAAGGGTCATCCAGGAGTCAAGCCGCTCGCTATCCGAGGGGCGTGCCACCATACCCAAGTACCTTGCCAGGCGCGTAGCCAAAGGCGAGATAACGCTCGACGAGGCCATAGAGATGCACAAAGAAAGCCTCAACGGGGTACGCGAGACAAAATAAAAAAGGACGTGGCGCGCCATGGGGCAGCGTCACGTCGTCTCTCCGCCAGAGGCGTTTTCAACAAGCTTCAGGTCCGCAGCAGCATCTTCCCTCTCATCTTCTTTCTCTGGAAGCGTGTCGTCGAACCTGATATCCCTATCCTTAAGGCACTCCACGATTTTCTTAACGTCATCGTCGGACAGGATCTCCTGCCTGGCCTCGAGGTACGCGGGAAAGTCCTCGTACCGCAGGAACCGGACGAAGTCCTCCTTGCCCTTCACCGTGGTATTCGTGTACAGCACGATGCTCATCACTCGTACCCCGGGGATGTTGCAGGTATACTTCAAATACCTGTACAGCAGGTAGGAGGCCCGCCTGGCCTGCTCTCCTGGCGTAGGGCGGTCCTCGTTCTTCCACTTGAGATTCCAGTTTTTAGTCTCAATGCAGTAGACGCCTTTCCGTCCCACTACTACATGGTCAACTCTGGCGGATTTCAGCATTTTCCCATCGAACTTATGGCCGAACTCGCGGGTGATCCGGACGTCGCTCAGCACGTAGTAGTCGTCGCTAAGCCGCTCCAGCGTATCCAGGACGAGGAGCTCGCCGTAATAGCCTTTAAGCTCGCTCCGGTACTCCCTCGTCAGCCGGTCAAGTATATCCTTTTCACGGTAGAGGTAAAGCAGGCTGTTCTCTATGATAGCGTCCCTGTTAGCTTGCAGGTGGTCGATCCGCTTCAGGTACTCCTCGCTCTTCTTATTCTTGCTGAAAAAGAGCAGGGAATCCAGCAGCTTATACTTCTTCATGCCGCTCCTGAGCATCTTCATCTCCCTTTCGAGGAGGCGCTCCTGCCTCTCCCTCTCCAGCGCTATGATCCGGTCTATGGCATCGCGCCTTTCCATCACTTGCTTGATGGTAGTGCAGCTCCGCGATACGCCCATGTCGTGTAGCTTGCGGATGAGGTCGTCGCCGGCCCCGCTTCTACCGATCAAAGTTGCCATAGTAAAGAGAGAGATTGCTATTATGGCATAAACATTATCATATCCCCCGATCATACCTCTAGCGGCTATCGTATTGGAGGCTAGTCTTATGAGCAGGGTCGGTCATCATCCGTCTGATAGCGCATTTCTGGCGCTATCAGTCATCGCTTACGCCATCGTCTCCCTGCTGCTCTTGCTCATTGCTGCCTGGTTCCTGCAGAACATTTGGATGATCGGGGACACAAAACTTTTTTACCGGATGGCAGGAGTCATCATTAGCGGTGGCACTCCCTACGTGGATTTCAAGGATCCGAAGCCCCCTCTGATCTTCTTCGCCCTCGCGCTGCCAGCGCTTCTAGGCCAGCAGCTTTACGGAGGCCTGCTGCTTGTCGGCACGTGCAACTTCCTGAGCGCCCTCGTGGCCATGCGCATCGGCTGGAAGCTTTACGGGCGTTTTCAGGGCTTCACCGCTGGCTTGCTTTTACTGGTAAACATGGCCCTGGCCGAGGGCTTTTTCATCCTTACAGAGCCATTCGCCCTCCTGTTCATATTATTATCCGTATACGCCCTGCTCTTCATGAAAAATGAGCTATTGTCGGGCATATCCGCCGGCATCGCCATCGGCTTCAAGCAATATGCCCTATTGCTCATACCGCTGGCATTTTTTTACCTTTACCGCGGGGGCGAGCTCAGGAAAGCGTCGCGGCTCGTCGCCGGCATCGCGCTGCC from Methanocella conradii HZ254 harbors:
- a CDS encoding nucleotidyltransferase family protein, encoding MKACILCGGAGTRLRPLTFERPKPSIPILNRPSVGHLVEHLSKNGFNEIIITLGYMGEVIEKYLGDGSLFGVDIKYVYEKEKLGTAGSVKNAEKYLDDGPFLVVGGDHVLNLNLRELYDFHNVSGALVTISVLSIDDPREFGIVDLDNNHVIHRFKEKPGPGEIFSNLASTGIYALSPEVLDYIPRAKYDFAKDLFPRLLAENRKISGWLARGQWTDVGNPRAYREAQRWMLENMPGTYIHGRMVNEGAKLNGPLDIGNNVTFGRHSVVVGPVYIGDDTTIGDNVLIGPYTSIGDRCHIGNDCRILSSYIYNGVKIGAGCSVSGAIMDNDITLGKGCILENGVVIGPRAMIGNDVTVHSDVRIWPEVVINAGTSVSKDVINDHFATDINGS
- the radB gene encoding DNA repair and recombination protein RadB, whose translation is MATNERLIKRLPTGSKALDGLLGGGFEAGTISQLFGEPASGKTNICLQLAVNTLRSGKRVIYIDTEGFSVERFSQIAGEDAERLARGLLHFQPTSFEEQYAAIKETEKIAGQNVGLIILDSATAFYRLELESKDSMLLKRELANQVTALLGIARKHDIAVVITNQIYMDVDKDELRAVGGNMLEHISKAIVQLSRTGMGTRLAVLRKHRSMAEGQTAEFRITATGVE
- a CDS encoding nuclease-related domain-containing protein, which translates into the protein MATLIGRSGAGDDLIRKLHDMGVSRSCTTIKQVMERRDAIDRIIALERERQERLLEREMKMLRSGMKKYKLLDSLLFFSKNKKSEEYLKRIDHLQANRDAIIENSLLYLYREKDILDRLTREYRSELKGYYGELLVLDTLERLSDDYYVLSDVRITREFGHKFDGKMLKSARVDHVVVGRKGVYCIETKNWNLKWKNEDRPTPGEQARRASYLLYRYLKYTCNIPGVRVMSIVLYTNTTVKGKEDFVRFLRYEDFPAYLEARQEILSDDDVKKIVECLKDRDIRFDDTLPEKEDEREDAAADLKLVENASGGETT